The following proteins are encoded in a genomic region of Bacillus sp. FJAT-22090:
- a CDS encoding cob(I)yrinic acid a,c-diamide adenosyltransferase codes for MKIYTKTGDKGQTGLIGGRTDKDDIRVETYGTIDEVNSFIGKAVTELDTTIFADILEDLETIQHELFDCGGDLANVSNRRVYKMTDAPIEAMEKRIDVLVEEGPVLERFILPGGTPAAATLHIARTITRRAERQMVTLMKTEEDVPAVVQRYLNRLSDYLFAAARVANARENVSDVEYVRSAKVFKNVGSVKKEEA; via the coding sequence TTGAAAATTTATACAAAAACAGGTGACAAAGGGCAAACAGGATTAATCGGAGGAAGAACTGATAAAGATGATATTCGAGTGGAAACATATGGGACAATTGATGAAGTAAATTCCTTTATCGGAAAAGCAGTGACAGAGTTGGATACTACTATTTTTGCGGATATTTTAGAAGACTTAGAAACGATTCAACACGAATTATTCGATTGCGGTGGTGACTTGGCGAACGTATCAAACCGTCGAGTGTATAAAATGACGGATGCCCCTATAGAGGCAATGGAAAAACGTATTGATGTGCTAGTAGAGGAAGGCCCGGTATTAGAGCGCTTCATTTTACCAGGAGGAACTCCTGCAGCAGCAACGCTTCATATTGCTCGTACTATTACGAGACGAGCTGAGCGCCAAATGGTGACGCTAATGAAAACGGAAGAGGATGTTCCTGCAGTTGTACAACGCTACTTGAATCGTTTATCCGATTATTTATTTGCAGCAGCTAGGGTTGCAAATGCTAGAGAAAATGTGTCTGATGTTGAATATGTGCGTAGTGCAAAAGTATTTAAAAATGTAGGAAGCGTGAAAAAAGAGGAGGCGTAA